The following DNA comes from Rosa rugosa chromosome 5, drRosRugo1.1, whole genome shotgun sequence.
CAGTTTGTCTAACCCCATAAAAAGAATTCATCAAGTTCAAAGAATCTATTCATACCTGTAGGAAGTCATCCATGTCCTAAATCTTACCAGAATACTATGTACAACAATGTGCAGAACAAAATATGACTACCACTAACACAGAATGCATAACAAAAAAACAGAATGCATcaatcaaaagaaagaaagaaagtaaaCAAAATTTTTTTGACTAACCCAAAAGGCATAAAGATGAAATTTTTTCAATCTCCAAATTTCGATTGAATTGCAGAATAGTAACAACGATTGAATTGCAGAACAGTAACAAAATTTCTTAGTCAGATTGAAGCTTGAACTGAATCTTCCTCTAAAAAATGTCACTCTTCAACGCCTCTCACACACACCAATCCCTCTCCTTCTCCAAATCCCTAACCTCCCTAACCCCTCTCTTCCTCCACACAACCCTTAAACCCTTAACCCCAAAGCCCACATTCATCCGAATGGGCGGCGGGCCCAGAACCTTCCCCAGAGGCATATCCAAGTGGCAGTGGAAGCGCATGCAGGCCAAGAAAGCCAAGCAACTCCTCAAGGCCCGCCTCTGCCGCGAGCGCCAAATCTGCGAGATGCGAAAGCGGGCCGAGCTCAAAGCAGCCATGTCGGAGCTCGAGCGCCCTTGGGAGACCGTCGAGGAGCCTCCCAATTTGTTCTCTGTCAATGCTGATGAGCAAGTTAAGGTCTTGGCCGATTGGTTCCAAAAACCGGGAGGGTTTGACTTGTGGACCGAGAGGGATGGGCCGAAGCTGTTTCAGACCATAAAGGACCTGCCGTCGACGAGGTTTTTTCCCAAGGGGGTTGTGCATAGTGAGGCCGTATatgaggagggagagagagagagagagagagagagagagagagagagagagagagagagagagagagagagagagagagagagagagagaaaaaagagaaaatccGAGGGTATTTTAAGATGTGCAAAAAGATGTGaaaagaaatattattaaaaaaaatgaaagggtgtgtggtttgcaatttagagtgtgcaaatttcaccccccataTGCATTTAAATACAACTAAAGAATCAATCATGCTCCGCTTCCAACCAAGTAAAACTCTCATTTTCTTGAGCCAATCATATTATTCATTATCGACCATGTTACAGTGTTACTTGGTCGGAAGATGCAAAACCAACATTGTATAACACCATTCGTTTTCTTAGACAATAAGTAGTTGGCTTTAATTCAAACTAGAAATATTGTTCTACTTAGAAATAAAGACTCATGCCAAATTGCCAATAGACCAAATGATGATGGAAAATCAGACTTCTTTTTTATTGTACATTTTCTTATAAGTTAATAATATTCTCAAGTACATCGTAAACAAAAGCAGAAAGGTTTGTCAtgcattcttttctctcttttttttttggtctgaagttTGTCATGAATTCATACCTTGGGGTTAGATATTGTGCTCATGGTTATTTAGTGTGCTCATGGTTTCCCAACCTTTTTTTTCTAATGCAGTTGGTAATATCTTATTTATTGTGCTCATGGTTTTTATGCAGACAACCGGCAAACAaaatttataatatatatatatatatatatatatatatatagacacactaGCCTTTCTCCACACACACTCTGTATGTGTATTGTGTAAGTATTTTTTTtgctgaaaataaaaaagaaaactattTTTGCAGAGAAGAAATAATGGGAGAGAAAAACgggttgtggtttttttttttttgaataagaatatattttgtaaatgtcataattgtccttgtgatttaattaattcttaaTGTTTATTAATTTTCTAGGATTATTtatgtcaaaattttagattttggctaacaagctctcttctcttaataatagtatatatatatatatatttatatttaaatCAATAACGTAATTTAGAATGttattattaaaagaaaattgaCAGGGATAAAAACTACAAAAAAATATGGATGCCTGTTTTCCCATCGGGACAACAACAAAACTCCTTATAACATTGCAAGGCAGTTGTAACAAGATTGGACATGAATAGATTAGGGACATGGATGACATTGTTATCCTTGTCCCCAACCGCCACTTTGTCAACCCTAACCAATGACGGAGTTTAGAATTTTAGATCGGGTGAGCGaactaaaatattttttttttaaataaattattaCTTAAGGTGTGGTATTATCTTAAAAGTAAAGTGGTTAGTATAAAATGACTTAAGTAATATCTTACCGTAAAATTGTAGGTTTTAAGTGCTCTTTTTGTTAGGTGGAAGACAGAGGACACAAAGCAATAACTATGGACACTATTGGattttgaaaaagaaatgaGTTAAAATTAGGTGAATTAGTAGTTCTATGACTTCTATCCCCTCTATAATTATGGCAATCTTCCcccacaccccccccccccccccccccattacTCAGTGGAAGGTGTATTGGATTGCAAATGGATTCTTCTCATTTTAAGCATAAACTAATAAAAAGTTTACACTGTGTGTGAGAatgaatagttttttttttcttaggtaGAAGATAAGTTGTTATTCCACGTATTTGTTTATTTCATCATTAAaaaaataaggactaaattcagtttgccccctccaactttggggcaaacatcagtttggtccctaacttttttcttttaatcatGATCGTCCCTATGCTTTCAATTTTCATCAACTGCGTCCAAATTCTCCAATTGTGACGTTACAAGCTGAGTTGGCCCAGACATAAGGGCTCACTTTACAGACTTTGACCCTCAATTTGGATaaaatgtccaaactaccctcctctcctcctctcctAAATCCCACGACCCTCTCTAATCCCAAAAATCCGAGTCCCTTTGCAGCTCCGCCTAACCGCCACCATGAGTGCAACCCAACCCTCCTTTCCTCTCCTACCACACCTCACACTCTCAATCCGCTTCACCATCAAAACCAATCTCCGactacactctctctctctctcctcaccttCATCTCTCAGCCTCCCCAAACCACTATTTGTACTCTCCAGATGCATCCCCACCACCACCCAAATAATGAAAACCAGATTTCACTTCACCTTTGCCACCCAAACAATCAAAACCATATTTCACTTCACCTTCGCCACCCAAATCATCATAACTAGAATTCAATTCGCCTTCACCATTAAACCAGATTTCTCCTCTACCTCCAAGAAGCAACGCACCGTACACGCCGACAACTCAACTCAGCCACTGGCCATGTCCACAAAAGTCCATAACCTAGATTCCATAGCTGAGCAAACCTGCACAAAAAGAGGCCAGAACCAAAGATtgaaattttagccaaaatgaAGAAACACAGAAGAGAAAGATGAAAGCTTTAGAAATGGGTTACCTTGGAAAATTCATTTGGGGAGTTGTTGGGATTTTTTAGTCGAGTATCATCGTCGGTCTGGGTTAATTAGGGCTGCTCGAATCTAAGAGTGGCGGAGATGAAGACGAGTATGAATCTGAGACCttcatcttcatcctcttccGTCTTTGTCTTCTTGCTTTACAACCATCGCCGCCTACACTACCACCCCGGACATCAAAATCCCGCCGGAAGCTCCTCCGCCTCGTCTCTGCTGCGTCGTGTCTCTGCCGCATCGTCTTCACCGACAACGATTCCAACCACCCAGATCGGATGGTCATTCTCAAGAATAAGAGAACAAGATTTCAGCAATTTTCAAGTGtaggagagaagagaagagggaTCGTCggtggagaagaagaggagcggCGACAGAAAATGTCGATTTGATCGAAGACCCATATATTATgggatttattatttattaattttatttattgagattATTGGATttaaatgtccattatgcccttttAAGTCTGCAATGTGGGCCCTCATGTTGGGGCCAACTCAGCTCGTGACGTCACAATTGGAGAATTTGGACGCGGTTGATGAAAATTGAAAGCATAGGGacgatcatgattaaaaaaaaggtcagggaccaaactgatgtttgccccaaagttggagggggcaaactgaatttagtttttttttttttttgttgtaatTTGATTATattatctttatttatttttaaatattaaaatttattaatatttcAAAATTATTTTAATATACTTTCTTAATTTCAGCTAACGATacatcttctcttaataatagtattaTGAACACATCAAAAACTCATAAAATACAAGCCAAAGTTATTTATTTGGTAGCTTCACCTAAAAaattaaccttttttttttttttgaatgaagatAATAGTTTCATTAATAGGAAGCTCAGGCCAGAATGGCACGATACATAGGTACCATTACACTTACAAAAATTCCGCTCATTTTCCGGAGCCTAGCAGAACAACATAATTCTATACTAAAATAATAGCAGACAAAGTTCCCGGtgccaatgcgctcaattgcggtACACCAAAGAACTTTGCACTTAGATGTGTAGAATCACCGATCATTCTGTAGGCAAAGTACCAAAGCTACAGAATTGAATGATTAATCACCTTATGCAATTAGTATATTACTAATTTTGCTACTTTAGCAAGAAAacatattacaaaaaaaaaaaaaaaaattaaaaatcttgcccagaaaaaaaaggttaagaaaatcTGATCCTATGTGGACGACCCGCCGACCCGTAACTTCCCATCCCAGTCAAACTTACAAGAAAGGACAACAGTACGGAAATCACGTTCTACTTTTCCTCCACTGATAAGGGCATTCCCGTAATTCCAAACCCCCCAAGCCGGTTGATTCCCTTCGTATCTGCAGCCGTTAGATTCGACATTTCACACGTGGCGCTCGTAGACTGGACGACACTATTTGAGAATCGGATATTCCCCTAAAAATTCCCCCAAGATCTTGGCTCTTAAATAGTCTTACCGGACCAACCAAACCCTTTGACTCCACACAACACAAGAAATCAGTTTTGTTTTCCACTCATGAGTGAGCAACTCAAACGAGACTACCAAATATGCGACGAGATCGGCCGGGGTCGATTCGGCGTCGTTTTCAAGGCCGTCAAGAACGGCGACGTCTTCGCCGTCAAGTCCATCGACAAGCGCCTGGCCTCCGGCGACTCCCTGGACGCTCAGTGTCTGTTAACCGAGCCGAAGATCCTCCGGTTGGTGGCTCTCCACCCCAACGTGATCGGCCTCCACGGGTTTTACGAGGACGAAGACCATCTCCACATGGTCCTCGACATGTGTGACGCGCCGGATCTGTTTCGACGCGTCACCCTCAGGTTATTTGCTGAGCCGGAGGCCGCCTCGGTAATGTCACAGCTCATGCAGGCTGTGGCGCACTGTCACCGGCTCGGCGTGGCCCACCGCGATATCAAGCCGGATAACGTGCTGTTCGACGGCTGGGACCGGCTCCTCCTAGCTGACTTTGGATCGGCGGAGACGTTTGGCGAGGGGGAGCTGATGAGCGGCGTGGTCGGGACGCCGTACTACGTGGCGCCGGAGGTCCTTGCCGGGAGGGAGTACGGGGAGAAGGTGGACGTCTGGAGCGCCGGCGTGGTTTTGTACATAATGCTGGCCGGTTTCCCCCCGTTTTACGGCGAGTCTGCGGCGGAGATCTTTGAGGTTGTGCGGAGGGCGAATTTGAGGTTTCCGGCGAGGGTTTTCCACTCTGTCTCGCCGTCTGTGAAGGAGTTGTTGAGGAGGATGCTCTGTAAGGACGTTTCTAGAAGATTCTCGGCTGAGCAAGTCCTCAGTAAGTAGTTCATTTCTTTTTCACGGGTGAATCTTTCCGGTCTTTCATGAGAGACAAGAGGAAGAACATGGTGGTCGGTAGGAGGAATTCAGTTTTCAAAAATCTGGTTGATAATATAATAGACTGATAAACAAAGCTATAATAGTTTATTTaatctttgaaaaaaaaaaaaaaaaaaactatttacgAAATAATTAGTCTTAGATTTTGGATTTGAAAATGGAAGAATACCAAACTTATCTGATGTAGGATTGTTTGTTTGGGTATACAGGACACCCATGGATTACAAGTGGGGGAGGGGCCAGATCGAGCTGTGACTGATCATTAAGCCTGAAGCATCTAAATTACGTTTCTAATTAAGCCTAATTATCTTACTTATaagatatcatatatatatatatatatatataaagctcCTGATGTAAATATATGTGTAATGGACTAATGGTGATGGAAGAAACGAGAGCATTTGTAGTTGCTTTCTCGGAAAAGTAAGCGAATTTTTATTATCGACGCTTGGCTTGTATTGGTGGTCGGAGATGTGTAATGAAAGCGGCGGagtttcctatatatatagtttgGAGTTATTATTTAGCTGTTGAAATCTTTGGATTCTAACAGATGTTGATAATGTATGTCTCGCTATCGTGATCAAGAGCAAAGGTAAACCTATCAACTATAGCATTTGATAGCAACAATATGTCATTTGATGATGGATATATGATGGGATCATGGTACCAATAGTCTAGTCCATGTAGATCCTTGAAAGGGAACCCATGTCGAAGTTGGCTAGAATATTgatttagagcatctttagcaatgctagtcatttttaagttaaattttagccaaaatagctaaaaagtcattttagctagtcattttagctagtcactttagaaatacgtctgtatcaatgctatctattttagctaattttgaatttagattactttttaaatgaagatcaaatagtttaaatgtatttataatttatataaaataactcaaaatgaatgttttaaattattgaGAGTCttatctcgctctctatatttaggagtgagatagctaaaagttataatggagagccacttaggagtctggtgcagctgctaaaatagataaaaagctaaacatgtgatgcagaacagatggctgcccaatttgaagaacaattggatcgtgctaaaggaggaacacgaaaagtgactagtagacgcgaaacagctccacggagtccgtttgggacgcacattacctttccggaaagggaatcgcgccagaaatcaaactcgtcGCTTTGCCACGACCTGTGAcgtttttcgggctttcggggtcgtttagggcctcaaaactgcatttttctattttccggtgttttggttttcctagttattttcgggttgtttttgtttttacccatgggctttagggtttcattgttagtcgccctacggtttattttcttataaataagccgccttaaggctgcagaacgcatctattatcttttatcaataaatttgagattattctctttttatctctggtggactccagaatctttgcttaggtttattgctggtaaacctagtttatcaatccgatcattcCGTCTGCGTCAACATGCtttctaaaatagctaaggagctaaaatagagagtctgctaaagatactCTTAGTAGCATAACTTCTTGAATCGCATAATATATTTAAATTCAAATCACTAAAGATAAAGATAAAGATGAAAAATTATTAGGGGAAGATGATTTTAGATCACAAAATTGTGAATAATGAGATGTATAATCATATTGACGGAGATAATTATATATTAGGAAAGCCCTTGGGGGGACTCGGAAGGGTGGCCAATCTCCTCATTTCATATCATATAGATGACTCATGAAGTTGACGTTATAACTAGTAAATGTAAGTCCCTGCTTGGTCTTTTTCAAAAGTAGGATGGAGGATGGTCCATGCCCTATATATATGGGTGCTGATAACTTATTAGAAGTAGATATTGTCAATATTGTTATGGTAGGTAGTTCCAATAAATATTTGTGAGTAATTTTATGGTATTGTTTCTTTCAAGTTCCAAATTTGGTAGTTGCTTCCTAGACAGTACCCATCATTCACCGCTCACCTTTGTGGTGGCATAGTTGCTTCTGCAACGTACCTTCTGACTAGTGAACATGGTGGGGATAGCCAATATATGTAGCGCATTCTTTTGTTTCTCCGTACCCCATCCGTAGTTATAATAGGTAGTGATGGAAGCCTATTGGAAAAATTCATTTGTGACAATTAAGCGACTATCTCTGAAAGTACAGCTTACTCTGGTTATTTCTGTCATTGAGAttataaagagaagaaaaggaaagatcATTCGGTGAACTTGTGTGTAAGCAAAACAAACAACTAGTTTTTAGTAATAATAGTATCTGTTTATTTGTTCGAAGAGGTCAAGTTTGAATCTGCCTTTTCAAATATCAAATTGAAATGTGTTGCATACGATTATCAATATCACTGGAATTGGAAGTTGTTTTAGTTAATCTTTGCTAATACTTAAAACGGATAACATATCAGTTATAAGTAAACCAGAAGCGATTACATAAGCGAGATGGAGGCCGGCGTCCATACTGATTGTTAGTACTAGTGTGATATCGACAAAACACTTTCTGATGCTTAAACTTGTTGAATAAGGAATTTGGCAAAACTTTAGCAACAAGAAAGTAGTTACCTTGAATTGTGGAGATATTACACTATACTTTGGTTAAATCGGAGGGGATCAAACTCTTGAACCAACTTAATTTCTTGTTCTGCCTCACCCCTTGGGCTAACCCAAGGGTTTGCATATTGCACTATTTAGCAGCAAAAGACTCTCTGACTTGTCCTCATGTTGAGATTGAATAACCCCATTCAAGAATGCTTTTGATTACCTTCAATATGGTGTTACATACCAATTTGTCATGTAAGGCTACATTGAGGCCACAGTTGGACAGGAAAAGTAGATTGAACTAGTAATTGGAATTGGATTGCCTTAGATTCAACAACAAAACATCTCAAGAAcctttgtaccaaaaaaaaaaaaaaaaaaacatctcaAGAACCTTGTAATCTAGGAGCTCGAAAGATTATATTGCTGTCTTCTTTCAATCTATATATATTCTACTATTAAGTTTAGATGACATATAAGAgtgctttttttgttttctttttttaagaaaCACGATCATTCAAGAAATCAATATTGATTCCATTTGAAACTTTATAAGGAACAATTTTGGATATTGTCCTACCACCCTATCACTCTCTCACCATGTGTACTTCTGTAGCACTAAACCCTCTTTCAATTATGTTAATTTATTCCACTTCTAATACTTAAATTTTGACAAAACTGGTTAATGCATGAGGGCTCTCTCAACTTGGAGACCATAGCTAGAATTGCAAAGCAAAGGGACAAAGCAATAATGCAACCCCAACTGCTGCCATATATAGTGTCTTAGATTCTTGTGTGCGCCAAGGTCCCTGTTCCTTTCAACTTCAAGTGTTTCTGGGGCTCTTTAGCGTCCGTGGTCCTCAAATTCCATGTGCTAAGGTCAGTGATTTGAAACTGTGCCTTGCTAGCTGTATGTGGTTTTAAGTCTTTAAGGTACCCTTATATCAAAGAGTAGGGGAAAATTAACATAAGCTTTTTATGCCATGTCTGTTTTTAGAAGTTCCGAGTCCCAAAAACTCACGGTAATGTTTACCCCAAGAGAACGGGTATGGCTTTTTTGATCGGTAGGGAAGCATTTTGGCCCGGTACATGCAAAATGAAAACAGATGATGATACAAACACAAGCACACAACTGAAGAAAATGAGGAGCATTTAGCTATAAAATTTTCTATCCTACTTTTGATTGCATGAGGAAGATAAAATGAACTAGTCCGCCTACAATAAAAACACTATTGAGTTTCACAgcatgaggataaaagcaacaAGACCAACACATCTCCTTGCCACTTTGACATACTCTACCTAATAATGCTACTAGAGTTGAAACAAGCTTTAATCAAGCCTGCTGACTTGATTGTGTTGCAGTTCCAgtttcttcatctccttcacccGACATTTCCTCCAGTGATTTTCCCTTTGACTCCGGCACCAAGAAAGTAAACAGCAACCCTAGAAAGTTGACCACACCCAAAATTATGAGGGTGTTCTTCACCCCAATGCCCTTTTCTGCATACTGAAAGCCGAATGCTCCAACCATTGCTCCAGCCTTCCCTGCTGCAGCTGATATACCATGGCAAGTCGACCTTAGCCTCGCGGGGAAAATCTCTGCAGGAACTACAAAAGTAGTGGCATTTGGTCCGAAATTGGAGAAAAAGAAGGTCAACGAGTATATAACAACAAACCCAACTCGGTTAGCTTTCAGAGTCCAGTGATGATAAGGAATGGCCAAGGCAAACATGAAAACTGTCATGAAGAAAAATCCCATTACTTGAATTGTGAACCTCCCAATCCTATCTATGAATGCCACTGTGAACCAATACCCCGGAACTGTGCTGCAGAGAGCAATTAGAGTCTGTGCTCTAGAAATTTTGAAGACTTCTTCCATGGCACTCATGGTGTTTGCCTTAGGGATCCAACCAATGGCACTGAAGATGTCCTTTTGGAATAGATTCTGACTGTAGAAGGCAATGTCTAGCAAGAACCAAGTGCTGGTAGTCCCAAGCAAGTGAAGACCATGACGACTAAGGAAAGCCTTTGAAAATAAACCAAAATCATTTCTTCCTTGTTGGGAGCGTTCCTCTATTTTCTCTGGTTCTGCTTCTACCTCAACCTGCAGAACTTTTGACATGTCAGCAGCTGCCTTCTTAGCATTCTTGGAAACCAAGGCAGTGTATCGAGCAGTTTCGGGCATTTTGGCACGCCAATAGTAAGTAAGCAAAGCTGGGATTGCA
Coding sequences within:
- the LOC133710740 gene encoding phosphoenolpyruvate carboxylase kinase 1-like, which encodes MSEQLKRDYQICDEIGRGRFGVVFKAVKNGDVFAVKSIDKRLASGDSLDAQCLLTEPKILRLVALHPNVIGLHGFYEDEDHLHMVLDMCDAPDLFRRVTLRLFAEPEAASVMSQLMQAVAHCHRLGVAHRDIKPDNVLFDGWDRLLLADFGSAETFGEGELMSGVVGTPYYVAPEVLAGREYGEKVDVWSAGVVLYIMLAGFPPFYGESAAEIFEVVRRANLRFPARVFHSVSPSVKELLRRMLCKDVSRRFSAEQVLRHPWITSGGGARSSCD
- the LOC133711828 gene encoding probable DEAD-box ATP-dependent RNA helicase 48, whose translation is MGGGPRTFPRGISKWQWKRMQAKKAKQLLKARLCRERQICEMRKRAELKAAMSELERPWETVEEPPNLFSVNADEQVKVLADWFQKPGGFDLWTERDGPKLFQTIKDLPSTRFFPKGVVHSEATTGKQNL
- the LOC133707874 gene encoding inorganic phosphate transporter 1-4-like, producing the protein MAKDQLSVLNALDEAKTQWYHFTAIVIAGMGFFTDAYDLFCISLVTKLLGRIYYQQHGSADPGSLPSNVSAAVNGVAFCGTLSGQLFFGWLGDKLGRKRVYGMVLMVMVLCSIASGLSFGKQPKAVISTLCFFRFWLGFGIGGDYPLSATIMSEYANKKTRGAFIAAVFAMQGFGILAGGMVAIIVSTVFKELYPAPSYTTDPAASIFPEADYAWRIILMFGAIPALLTYYWRAKMPETARYTALVSKNAKKAAADMSKVLQVEVEAEPEKIEERSQQGRNDFGLFSKAFLSRHGLHLLGTTSTWFLLDIAFYSQNLFQKDIFSAIGWIPKANTMSAMEEVFKISRAQTLIALCSTVPGYWFTVAFIDRIGRFTIQVMGFFFMTVFMFALAIPYHHWTLKANRVGFVVIYSLTFFFSNFGPNATTFVVPAEIFPARLRSTCHGISAAAGKAGAMVGAFGFQYAEKGIGVKNTLIILGVVNFLGLLFTFLVPESKGKSLEEMSGEGDEETGTATQSSQQA